One stretch of Halobaculum marinum DNA includes these proteins:
- a CDS encoding type IV pilin N-terminal domain-containing protein, giving the protein MDFNALFDDDRAVSPVIGVILMVAITVILAAVIGSFVLGLGNSVQQTAPNTNFQFDYNGSSGVAAVHTGGDSISASQLNVTTSLDSTTSWSGVSEVTAGTNSSYIKHATDDTVRVIWTSENGDTSQTLADEKTP; this is encoded by the coding sequence ATGGACTTCAACGCACTCTTCGACGACGACCGCGCCGTCAGCCCCGTGATCGGTGTGATCCTCATGGTCGCGATCACAGTGATCCTCGCGGCGGTGATCGGCTCGTTCGTCCTCGGCCTGGGGAACAGCGTCCAACAGACGGCACCGAACACGAACTTCCAGTTCGACTACAACGGCAGCAGTGGAGTTGCAGCTGTCCACACTGGTGGTGATTCGATCTCGGCGAGTCAACTCAACGTTACGACGAGCCTCGACTCGACCACGAGTTGGTCCGGTGTGAGTGAAGTGACAGCAGGGACGAACTCCTCGTACATCAAGCACGCCACGGACGACACGGTCCGCGTCATCTGGACCTCCGAGAACGGCGACACGTCGCAGACGCTCGCCGACGAGAAGACCCCGTAA
- a CDS encoding DUF7289 family protein gives MPSGGTRDRRAQGDVIGIVLLLAITVVGATTVVALGGDAIDGVQSSATTGAAEQSMTQFDSKASLVAHGESDTQRVRLAGAANAQRAVEPDAGWLNITVRNATTGAVKERLGNVTLGAVVYRDDDAEVAYQGGGVWRRTPGGSSMVSPPEFHYRGTTLTLPLVRVAGDERLDDEVVVRRGDTSTAVYPNASAGYANPLDKGKVVITVGSAYYDAWGRFFEQRTSGQVTVDDANETVTIELVVPFDTEFDNAVASTAPGGIDANPGPPPNPYRVGVFQPSADELIESRVDECRTDAGACNESAPPGTLVGPETYFVDGDYAGDLDVNTTDGNVSLVVANDFEPESVTVSGDGTFTVYVRNDVEVDGGDSINDGGDAEAVRVVVHSDGDVDFNGKYRFIGFLYAPGSDIDLNGGGGKNHKNVEGGIIGETIDVNGKPNKFEYDPTVAAIDLDVTASAAPRITFLHVSVTEVDVDED, from the coding sequence ATGCCTTCAGGGGGGACGCGAGACAGACGGGCGCAGGGTGACGTGATCGGGATCGTCCTGTTGCTCGCGATCACCGTCGTCGGCGCGACGACCGTCGTCGCGCTCGGCGGCGACGCCATCGACGGAGTCCAGTCGTCGGCGACCACCGGCGCCGCCGAGCAGTCGATGACCCAGTTCGACTCCAAGGCCAGCCTCGTCGCCCACGGCGAGAGCGACACCCAACGCGTCCGCCTCGCGGGCGCCGCGAACGCCCAACGGGCCGTCGAACCCGACGCCGGGTGGTTGAACATCACCGTCCGGAACGCGACGACCGGGGCGGTCAAGGAGCGACTCGGCAACGTCACGCTCGGTGCGGTCGTCTACCGCGACGACGACGCGGAGGTCGCCTACCAGGGCGGCGGCGTCTGGCGACGCACCCCGGGCGGGAGTTCGATGGTGTCGCCGCCGGAGTTCCACTACCGCGGGACGACGCTCACGCTGCCGCTGGTTCGCGTCGCCGGCGACGAGCGACTCGACGACGAGGTAGTGGTCCGACGCGGCGACACGTCGACGGCAGTGTACCCGAACGCGAGCGCGGGGTACGCGAACCCGCTCGACAAGGGGAAAGTCGTGATCACCGTCGGCAGCGCGTACTACGATGCGTGGGGCCGCTTCTTCGAACAGCGGACCAGTGGGCAGGTGACGGTCGACGACGCGAACGAGACCGTGACCATCGAGTTGGTCGTCCCCTTCGACACAGAGTTCGACAACGCCGTCGCCTCGACCGCGCCCGGCGGTATCGACGCGAACCCCGGTCCACCTCCGAACCCGTACCGCGTCGGCGTCTTCCAACCGTCTGCCGACGAGTTGATCGAGTCCCGGGTGGACGAGTGCCGAACCGACGCCGGCGCCTGCAACGAGTCGGCGCCGCCGGGAACGCTCGTGGGGCCCGAGACGTACTTCGTCGACGGCGACTACGCCGGCGATCTCGACGTGAACACGACCGACGGGAACGTGAGCCTCGTCGTCGCCAACGACTTCGAACCGGAGAGCGTCACCGTCTCTGGCGACGGCACGTTCACCGTGTACGTCCGCAACGACGTCGAGGTCGACGGCGGCGACTCCATCAACGACGGCGGGGACGCCGAGGCCGTTCGCGTCGTCGTCCACTCCGACGGCGACGTGGACTTCAACGGAAAGTACCGGTTCATCGGCTTCCTGTACGCGCCTGGCTCCGACATCGACCTCAACGGCGGCGGTGGCAAGAACCACAAGAACGTCGAGGGCGGGATCATCGGCGAGACCATCGACGTGAACGGCAAGCCGAACAAGTTCGAGTACGACCCGACGGTCGCCGCCATCGACCTCGACGTGACCGCCAGCGCGGCCCCGCGGATCACCTTCCTCCACGTGTCCGTCACCGAAGTCGACGTCGACGAGGACTGA
- a CDS encoding DUF7289 family protein — protein MNRAQSDAIGFVLVFSLIVLTVGTVYAMGYPALQDLRTDEQLENMERAFDVLDDNVDDMARDGAPSRATEIKLNGGVLAVNESTEVSIEAVDASTGENFTLNATSTPITYSRDDTTVASTYGAVVRDDRGASVMRDGPGWVVGDDHAMIPLVIAQRVDDRTALGGSSTVLVRTDVVGRGVAADLHSDDVSDVNVTVTVTSPWAGAWGQYFESQGMEPIDANPDDGDVTYRITGVESVVVQQTAITVRLER, from the coding sequence GTGAACCGCGCACAGAGCGACGCGATCGGCTTCGTGCTCGTGTTCTCGCTGATCGTGTTGACGGTGGGGACGGTGTACGCGATGGGGTACCCCGCACTGCAAGACCTCCGCACGGACGAGCAGTTGGAGAACATGGAGCGGGCGTTCGACGTGCTCGACGACAACGTCGACGACATGGCTCGCGACGGTGCGCCGAGTCGCGCGACCGAGATCAAACTCAACGGTGGCGTGCTCGCGGTGAACGAGTCGACGGAGGTGTCCATCGAGGCGGTCGACGCGAGCACGGGGGAGAACTTCACGCTGAACGCGACCAGTACGCCGATCACCTACTCGCGTGACGACACCACCGTCGCGTCGACGTACGGCGCGGTCGTGCGCGACGACCGCGGCGCGTCCGTGATGCGAGACGGTCCCGGGTGGGTGGTCGGGGACGACCACGCGATGATCCCCCTCGTGATCGCACAGCGAGTGGACGACCGGACCGCCCTCGGCGGCAGTTCTACCGTGTTGGTACGCACGGATGTCGTCGGACGCGGCGTCGCCGCTGACCTCCACTCCGACGACGTGTCCGACGTCAACGTGACCGTCACCGTCACCTCACCGTGGGCGGGCGCGTGGGGGCAGTACTTCGAATCCCAGGGGATGGAGCCGATCGACGCGAACCCCGACGACGGCGACGTGACCTACCGGATCACTGGCGTCGAGAGCGTCGTCGTCCAACAGACGGCAATCACGGTGCGACTGGAGCGATGA
- a CDS encoding DUF7266 family protein: MTDRRPPGTAASSGLGGCRTRPARDRATSTALSYVLTLGITALLISGLLIAAGGTVDSQRTATTQEALEVVGQQLSSRLMAADRLVVAGGDEVVVRGTYPDAVSGTRYTVTITPGDPVTIELAASSVDVTVTVAAATNTTVAPASVSGGDVEIVYTGGQLEVQSA, encoded by the coding sequence ATGACTGACCGCCGCCCGCCCGGAACGGCGGCGTCGAGCGGGCTGGGAGGGTGCCGGACGCGTCCGGCCCGCGACCGCGCCACCAGCACCGCACTCTCGTACGTCCTCACGCTGGGCATCACCGCGCTGTTGATCAGCGGCCTCCTCATCGCCGCCGGCGGTACCGTCGACAGCCAGCGGACAGCGACCACTCAGGAGGCGCTGGAAGTCGTCGGCCAGCAGCTCTCGTCGCGGCTGATGGCCGCAGACAGACTCGTCGTCGCCGGTGGCGACGAGGTCGTGGTTCGGGGGACGTATCCGGACGCCGTCTCGGGGACGCGCTACACGGTGACGATTACGCCGGGTGACCCGGTGACCATCGAGTTGGCCGCCTCAAGCGTGGACGTGACCGTCACCGTCGCCGCGGCGACGAACACGACCGTGGCGCCTGCGAGCGTCTCGGGCGGCGACGTGGAGATCGTGTACACCGGTGGGCAACTGGAGGTGCAGTCGGCGTGA
- a CDS encoding DUF7288 family protein: MVTVRAQAHTLEGFAAALILLSGVLFALQATAVTPLTASTSNQHIENQQGAVAEGVLAAAEANGTLAPAILHWNSSGDRFIDSGEGGVYENANSAFSATAFGETLNRTFGDERVAYNVELRYRTVSGGQGRTRVVYMGSPSDNAVAASRTATLYDDDRVDGGSRTLETVASDPDREFYAGDADPDGPLYGVMEVRIVVWRI; encoded by the coding sequence GTGGTGACCGTGCGCGCCCAAGCACACACGCTGGAGGGGTTCGCCGCGGCGCTCATCCTGTTGAGCGGCGTCCTGTTCGCCCTCCAGGCGACTGCGGTCACGCCCCTGACGGCGAGTACGTCCAACCAACACATCGAGAACCAACAAGGGGCCGTCGCGGAGGGCGTCCTCGCCGCCGCAGAGGCCAACGGAACGCTCGCGCCGGCGATACTCCACTGGAACTCCTCGGGCGACCGGTTCATCGACAGCGGCGAAGGCGGCGTGTACGAGAACGCCAACTCGGCGTTCAGCGCGACCGCCTTCGGCGAGACGTTGAATCGGACGTTCGGCGACGAACGGGTGGCGTACAACGTGGAACTCCGCTATCGGACCGTGAGCGGCGGGCAGGGACGCACCCGCGTCGTCTACATGGGGTCGCCGAGCGACAACGCCGTCGCGGCCAGTCGGACGGCCACCCTGTACGACGACGACCGCGTCGACGGCGGAAGCCGTACGCTTGAGACGGTGGCGTCGGACCCCGACCGCGAGTTCTACGCCGGGGACGCCGACCCCGACGGACCGCTGTACGGTGTTATGGAGGTGCGCATCGTCGTATGGCGGATCTGA
- a CDS encoding DUF7287 family protein yields the protein MSSGGTTTTAPDTTVPTTTTDRGQTTIDYAVGISVFLLVVAFVFAFAPSLTTPFTSDATDATVIADRAVDRLTGDLLVDDPARPAVLNATCTADFFDTGGADADCRFDTDASDLQGALGVASPARTLNVTVDRTGGGTLHAAGPTPPHSADVSVSRRAVLIDGDDALVTVRVW from the coding sequence ATGTCCTCTGGGGGGACCACGACGACGGCGCCGGACACGACGGTGCCGACGACCACCACCGACCGCGGGCAGACGACAATCGACTACGCGGTCGGGATCAGCGTGTTCCTGCTGGTCGTCGCGTTCGTGTTCGCGTTCGCGCCGTCGCTGACGACGCCGTTCACGAGCGACGCGACCGACGCGACGGTCATCGCAGACCGGGCGGTCGACCGGCTTACCGGGGACCTGCTCGTCGACGACCCCGCGCGACCCGCCGTGTTGAACGCGACGTGCACCGCGGACTTCTTCGACACCGGCGGCGCCGACGCAGACTGCCGGTTCGACACAGACGCGAGCGACCTGCAGGGCGCCTTGGGGGTCGCCTCGCCCGCCCGGACGCTCAACGTCACCGTCGACCGGACTGGTGGGGGGACGCTCCACGCCGCGGGTCCCACCCCGCCGCACAGTGCCGACGTGTCGGTGTCTCGCCGGGCAGTCTTGATCGACGGCGACGACGCCCTCGTGACCGTGAGGGTGTGGTGA
- a CDS encoding type II secretion system F family protein, translating into MSLDTDSGGFGDAAGFADAFYPLFQRVFDEDGDFVGSVDEKLTAARMNQPVELYVSRAMGVGVLVGAVLWVLGMLVGWGVFALGLVTAESVGLGIPVDSAETAAFLESLTVPAAVIVGGVVFGSIGFGMGFGTLLAIPYQRADARKREINMLLADAVSFMYALSVGGLNQLEILEAMAKADDTYGEVAKEFQSIVQETNYFGTDYRNAVRQQAIETPSEDLAQFLTDMLSIINSGGDMERFLYDKKEKHLRTAKQQQELTLETLELFGEMYMTLSLFPLLLIIILVIMSMLGQGQDFLLTATVYLLTPLIGVGFLVLVSTVKRDEPGDGYLEPGGVDDHFVEEQRSGLLHLGLVEVFTGDFSVFDRIRSREGNYQTRELLQAPHVFFRDNPLFTLALTLPATLVLLGFAVASGDAPLSFQGFIERPVWATFVWVYIPAYVTLIPLVFFYEWHQIRRSGITNKLSDNLRKLSSANDTGQTLLESIRTTADTSTGKLAEEFDVMYAKVNYGMSLREALVEFNNKYHIPRLARTVKLISEAQQASSQITDVLTTAAQASENQDDIDRERKSRSRMQVAIILMTYLTLLAVMAILKLRFLDVLAGLTAQAGSTGGGGGGGGLGSGGFAGGVNVDRLSVLFFHAVTIQAVLSGVIAGYIRSADLISGMKFVVILLSVALGVWVVVA; encoded by the coding sequence ATGAGCCTCGACACCGACTCCGGTGGCTTCGGGGACGCGGCGGGGTTCGCGGACGCGTTCTACCCGCTGTTCCAGCGGGTATTCGACGAGGACGGCGACTTCGTCGGCAGCGTCGACGAGAAACTGACGGCAGCGCGGATGAACCAGCCAGTCGAGTTGTACGTCTCGCGGGCGATGGGCGTCGGCGTCCTCGTCGGCGCCGTCCTGTGGGTCCTCGGGATGCTCGTCGGCTGGGGCGTGTTCGCCCTCGGCCTCGTCACCGCGGAGTCTGTCGGACTCGGCATCCCGGTCGACTCCGCCGAGACGGCGGCGTTCCTGGAGTCGCTCACGGTGCCGGCGGCGGTGATCGTCGGCGGCGTCGTCTTCGGGAGCATCGGCTTCGGCATGGGCTTTGGCACGCTGCTGGCGATTCCGTACCAGCGCGCCGACGCGCGAAAACGCGAGATCAATATGCTGCTGGCGGACGCGGTGTCGTTCATGTACGCCCTCTCGGTGGGAGGGCTGAACCAGTTGGAGATTCTGGAAGCGATGGCGAAAGCTGACGACACGTACGGCGAAGTCGCCAAGGAGTTCCAGAGCATCGTCCAAGAGACGAACTACTTCGGCACCGACTACCGGAACGCGGTGCGCCAGCAGGCCATCGAGACCCCCAGCGAGGACCTCGCGCAGTTCCTCACGGACATGCTGTCGATCATCAACTCCGGCGGCGACATGGAGCGGTTCCTCTACGACAAGAAGGAGAAACACCTGCGGACCGCGAAACAGCAGCAGGAGCTGACGCTGGAGACGCTGGAGCTGTTCGGGGAGATGTACATGACGCTCTCGCTGTTCCCGCTCCTGCTCATCATCATCCTCGTCATCATGTCGATGCTCGGCCAGGGCCAGGACTTCCTGCTGACGGCGACCGTCTACCTCCTCACGCCGCTCATCGGCGTCGGGTTCCTCGTGCTCGTCTCGACGGTGAAACGCGACGAACCCGGCGACGGCTACCTCGAACCGGGCGGCGTCGACGACCACTTCGTCGAGGAACAGCGCAGTGGCCTGCTCCACCTCGGCCTCGTCGAGGTGTTCACGGGCGACTTCTCGGTGTTCGACCGCATCCGTTCGCGCGAGGGGAACTACCAGACGCGAGAGCTGTTACAGGCGCCGCACGTGTTCTTCCGCGACAACCCGCTGTTCACGCTGGCGCTGACGCTGCCCGCGACGCTCGTGTTGCTCGGGTTCGCGGTCGCGTCGGGCGACGCGCCGCTGTCGTTCCAGGGGTTCATCGAGCGGCCCGTGTGGGCGACGTTCGTGTGGGTGTACATCCCGGCGTACGTGACGCTGATTCCGCTCGTGTTCTTCTACGAGTGGCACCAGATCCGGCGCTCGGGCATCACGAACAAGCTCTCGGACAACCTCCGGAAGCTCTCCTCGGCGAACGACACCGGCCAGACGCTTCTGGAGTCGATTCGAACGACGGCGGACACCTCCACCGGGAAACTCGCTGAGGAGTTCGACGTGATGTACGCGAAGGTGAACTACGGAATGAGCCTCCGGGAGGCGCTCGTCGAGTTCAACAACAAGTACCACATCCCGCGACTCGCGCGGACGGTGAAGCTCATCTCGGAGGCCCAGCAGGCGTCGAGTCAGATCACGGACGTGCTGACGACCGCCGCGCAGGCGTCGGAGAACCAGGACGACATCGACCGCGAGCGGAAGTCGCGCTCGCGGATGCAGGTGGCGATCATCTTGATGACGTACCTCACGCTGCTCGCCGTGATGGCGATCCTAAAACTGCGCTTCCTCGACGTGCTCGCCGGACTCACGGCGCAGGCCGGGAGCACGGGCGGCGGGGGTGGAGGTGGCGGCCTCGGCTCCGGCGGGTTCGCCGGCGGCGTCAACGTCGACCGCCTGTCGGTGCTGTTCTTCCACGCGGTGACGATCCAAGCGGTGCTGTCGGGAGTCATCGCGGGCTACATCCGCAGCGCCGACCTCATCAGCGGGATGAAGTTCGTCGTCATCTTGCTGTCGGTCGCGCTCGGCGTCTGGGTGGTGGTGGCCTGA
- a CDS encoding ATPase, T2SS/T4P/T4SS family, producing MATDDADAPPTAGFDDTPGPDAATGDAAVVGEYTWPDFLREHGREAVADDLAERLRTEVVEEDENGEEVVRIEVRAATAEDLESLGVTEFVADHLGMEPVEVPATFGWAGALGEDIGDSHPLLAYDETPVWKDIYTWDDYREEYFLDEEGNPPVDEEGEPLEFTDEDKAEALGFDPNRVEETLGHLAKRAPELDEVVDERTVDIADDVDEDAFFSDATGVTTVANRYDLEKAVPMPKKRHFREIERYWVNEPYSFVIVFHSTKENEKKYYVVEPYQNQIEDDLVDFLEGKLRSAIKYADEGEVAADDDHRRQTIREETYDLLERYDLYEREEGPGLGDRLADLFGVEVDDEGAAGRLIRALGVTPRDTDGEIEGIAARPEPAVLAEDPDTLTEYTVMKALYYLERDFVGYERIDGVKHDINVEDISVDGYNSPVFVYHSDYEQIISNVYHGEQELDDFVVKLAQRSGKGISKRRPQVDATLPDGSRAQLTLGKEVSDHGTNYTIRQFKDVPFTPIDLINWKTFSLDEMAFLWLCIENHKSLIFAGGTASGKTTSLNAVSLFIPSNSKIVSIEDTREVELPQRNWIASVTRPSFAEDDGGDVDEFDLLEAALRQRPDYIVMGEIRGEEGRTLFQVMSTGHTTYTTFHADNVGEVLKRFTTEPINVSKTMFTALDLVSIQTQTRVQGSKVRRNKSLTEINHYDAENDEINVQDVYQWQAETDEFLHMGDSNTLEEIMFDRGWGIDTLNEELLKRRAVIAYLIDRGLNTYTQVAATLQAFINDPETILSLMANERLEASLDDLREMESVLIDVDQEKEEMVPRPDPSDAQAEEAKRILEEAESILEQYRGERSDSVAAALGSVEPDVDVTAEPGAGEELVDEEPHREPFDGIGPEPLDIGPAHDVSNDDDESHATGGDDEPMTAGEYEPDGESQDAFDAIDQFDDPPDDEVNAEPLDTDEEEDNEAGGDDTDGEAKDTDEEIEDWGFGEVESPEEPEE from the coding sequence CGGGTTCGACGACACACCCGGCCCGGATGCGGCGACGGGGGATGCGGCTGTCGTCGGGGAGTACACGTGGCCCGACTTCCTGCGCGAGCACGGTCGCGAGGCCGTCGCGGACGACCTCGCCGAGCGCCTCCGGACCGAGGTGGTCGAGGAGGACGAGAACGGCGAGGAGGTCGTCCGGATCGAAGTCCGCGCGGCGACCGCCGAGGACCTCGAATCGCTCGGCGTCACCGAGTTCGTCGCCGATCATCTCGGCATGGAACCCGTCGAAGTGCCGGCCACGTTCGGCTGGGCCGGCGCGCTCGGTGAGGACATCGGCGACAGCCACCCACTCCTCGCGTACGACGAGACCCCCGTCTGGAAGGACATCTACACCTGGGACGACTACCGCGAGGAGTACTTCCTCGACGAGGAAGGGAACCCGCCGGTCGACGAGGAGGGGGAACCGCTGGAGTTCACCGACGAGGACAAAGCCGAGGCGCTCGGCTTCGACCCGAACCGCGTCGAGGAGACGCTCGGGCACCTCGCGAAGCGCGCGCCGGAGTTGGACGAGGTGGTCGACGAACGCACCGTCGACATCGCCGACGACGTCGACGAAGACGCGTTCTTCAGCGACGCGACCGGCGTGACGACGGTCGCGAACCGCTACGACCTCGAGAAGGCGGTGCCGATGCCGAAGAAGCGCCACTTCCGAGAGATCGAACGCTACTGGGTGAACGAGCCGTACTCGTTCGTCATCGTCTTCCACTCGACGAAGGAGAACGAGAAGAAGTACTACGTCGTCGAGCCGTACCAGAACCAGATCGAAGACGACCTCGTCGACTTCCTGGAGGGGAAGCTCCGTTCGGCGATCAAGTACGCCGACGAGGGCGAGGTCGCCGCTGACGACGACCACCGCCGACAGACGATCCGCGAGGAGACGTACGACCTCCTCGAACGCTACGACCTGTACGAACGCGAGGAGGGCCCGGGACTGGGCGACCGCCTCGCGGACCTGTTCGGCGTCGAAGTCGACGACGAGGGCGCCGCGGGACGACTGATCCGCGCGCTCGGCGTGACGCCGCGCGACACCGACGGTGAGATCGAGGGCATCGCGGCGCGCCCGGAGCCGGCGGTGCTCGCGGAGGACCCCGACACGCTCACCGAGTACACGGTGATGAAGGCGCTGTACTACCTCGAACGCGACTTCGTCGGCTACGAGCGCATCGACGGCGTCAAACACGACATCAACGTGGAGGACATCTCCGTCGACGGCTACAACTCCCCCGTCTTCGTCTACCACTCCGACTACGAGCAGATCATCTCAAACGTCTACCACGGCGAGCAGGAACTCGACGACTTCGTCGTGAAACTCGCCCAGCGCTCCGGGAAGGGCATCTCGAAGCGTCGCCCGCAGGTGGACGCCACGCTCCCGGACGGGTCGCGTGCCCAGTTGACGCTCGGGAAGGAGGTGTCCGACCACGGGACGAACTACACCATCCGCCAGTTCAAGGACGTCCCGTTCACGCCAATCGACCTCATCAACTGGAAGACGTTCTCGCTCGACGAGATGGCGTTCCTGTGGCTCTGTATCGAGAACCACAAGTCGCTGATCTTCGCAGGCGGCACGGCGTCCGGGAAGACTACCAGCCTGAACGCGGTGTCGCTGTTCATCCCGTCGAACTCGAAGATCGTCTCCATCGAGGACACGCGGGAGGTCGAGTTGCCCCAGCGCAACTGGATCGCCTCCGTCACCCGCCCGTCGTTCGCCGAGGACGACGGCGGCGACGTCGACGAGTTCGACCTGCTGGAGGCCGCACTCCGCCAGCGCCCCGACTACATCGTGATGGGTGAGATCCGTGGCGAGGAGGGACGGACCCTCTTCCAGGTCATGTCCACGGGGCACACGACGTACACGACGTTCCACGCGGACAACGTCGGCGAGGTGCTCAAGCGGTTCACGACCGAGCCGATCAACGTCTCGAAGACGATGTTCACGGCGCTGGACCTGGTGTCCATCCAGACGCAGACGCGGGTGCAAGGGAGCAAGGTCCGCCGGAACAAGTCGCTCACTGAGATCAACCACTACGACGCCGAGAACGACGAGATCAACGTCCAAGACGTGTACCAGTGGCAGGCGGAGACGGACGAGTTCCTCCACATGGGCGACTCCAACACGCTGGAGGAGATCATGTTCGACCGCGGTTGGGGGATCGACACCCTGAACGAGGAACTGCTGAAGCGGCGCGCGGTCATCGCGTACCTCATCGACCGGGGGCTCAACACGTACACGCAGGTCGCGGCGACGCTCCAGGCGTTCATCAACGACCCCGAGACGATCCTCTCGCTGATGGCCAACGAGCGGCTGGAGGCGAGCCTCGACGACCTCCGCGAGATGGAGTCGGTGCTCATCGACGTCGACCAGGAGAAAGAGGAGATGGTGCCGCGCCCCGACCCCTCCGACGCGCAGGCCGAGGAGGCGAAACGGATTCTCGAGGAGGCGGAGTCGATCCTCGAACAGTACCGCGGCGAACGCTCCGACAGCGTGGCCGCGGCGCTCGGGAGCGTCGAACCCGACGTCGACGTGACGGCCGAACCCGGCGCCGGCGAGGAGTTGGTCGACGAGGAGCCCCACCGCGAGCCGTTCGACGGGATCGGTCCAGAGCCGCTCGACATCGGACCGGCCCACGACGTGTCGAACGACGACGACGAGTCGCACGCTACCGGCGGCGACGACGAGCCTATGACCGCCGGAGAATACGAACCCGACGGCGAGTCACAGGACGCGTTCGACGCGATCGATCAGTTCGACGACCCGCCAGATGACGAGGTGAACGCGGAGCCGCTCGACACCGACGAGGAGGAGGACAACGAGGCGGGCGGTGACGACACCGACGGCGAGGCGAAAGACACGGACGAGGAGATCGAAGACTGGGGGTTCGGCGAGGTCGAGTCCCCGGAGGAGCCGGAGGAGTAG